In Crinalium epipsammum PCC 9333, the following are encoded in one genomic region:
- a CDS encoding GTP-binding protein, with protein sequence MASNQQESHLNRARASLRQTMSWYSHRGNNQQLSHSEVQAAVRNELEVLSNTLEKLDQGVICIAAFGLVSRGKSAVLNALIGQKILQTGPLNGVTQWPKSVRWTPPVTNEAVSKVQVEFIDTPGLDEINGQARGEMAKQVARQADLILFVISGDITRTEYQALCELRQSQKPLILVFNKIDLYPEQDRQTIYQQLQNLGVNTTTGKRLEQLLSKDEIVMVAAEPAPIEVRVEWQDGRVSYEWEKPEPQIDDLRKKILNLLNKEGRSLLALNALVQAREAEANIASKTVDVLSAEADDLIWRYAQYKALAVALNPIAVLDVLGGTITDLALIRSLAKLYNLPITGYEAGKLLKTILFSGGGLLLGELGSSLFLGIGKSASALTTGENPSNIFTYGSTAIAQGGIAGYGAYVVGKAAKAYLEQGATWGQLGANTVITEILSQVESNTILYRLRQELQQKINL encoded by the coding sequence GTGGCTAGTAATCAACAAGAATCTCACTTAAATCGCGCTCGTGCTAGTCTACGACAAACTATGTCGTGGTATTCCCATCGTGGTAACAATCAACAACTTTCCCACTCAGAAGTACAAGCAGCAGTAAGAAATGAGTTAGAGGTTTTGAGCAATACTTTAGAAAAACTAGATCAAGGTGTAATTTGCATTGCTGCCTTTGGTTTAGTAAGTCGTGGCAAGTCAGCAGTACTTAACGCTTTAATTGGACAAAAAATCCTCCAAACTGGCCCTTTAAATGGCGTTACTCAATGGCCTAAATCTGTACGCTGGACACCACCTGTTACTAACGAGGCAGTCAGTAAGGTACAGGTGGAATTTATTGATACACCTGGATTAGATGAAATTAATGGGCAAGCGCGGGGTGAGATGGCGAAGCAAGTAGCACGCCAAGCCGACCTAATTTTATTTGTCATTTCTGGTGATATCACGCGCACAGAGTATCAGGCGTTGTGTGAATTACGCCAATCACAAAAACCCCTTATTTTAGTCTTTAATAAGATAGATCTTTATCCAGAGCAAGATCGACAAACAATTTACCAACAACTACAAAATCTTGGGGTTAATACTACTACTGGAAAACGTCTTGAACAACTATTATCTAAAGATGAAATTGTGATGGTAGCGGCTGAACCTGCACCGATAGAAGTGCGGGTAGAATGGCAAGATGGGCGGGTCAGTTATGAATGGGAAAAACCTGAACCTCAGATAGATGATTTAAGGAAAAAAATTTTAAATTTACTTAATAAAGAAGGGCGATCGCTCTTAGCACTAAATGCTTTAGTACAAGCTAGAGAAGCTGAAGCTAATATTGCCAGTAAAACAGTAGATGTACTTTCGGCTGAAGCAGACGATTTAATCTGGCGCTATGCCCAATATAAAGCTTTGGCAGTTGCCTTAAATCCCATTGCAGTTTTAGATGTTTTAGGGGGAACTATTACCGATTTAGCATTAATTCGCTCTCTAGCTAAATTATATAATCTGCCAATCACTGGATATGAAGCAGGAAAATTGTTGAAAACAATTTTATTCAGTGGGGGAGGGTTACTACTAGGTGAATTAGGTAGTAGCTTGTTTTTAGGAATAGGTAAAAGCGCATCTGCACTTACAACAGGTGAGAATCCTAGTAATATTTTTACTTATGGAAGTACTGCGATCGCACAAGGTGGTATTGCTGGTTATGGTGCTTATGTAGTTGGAAAAGCAGCAAAAGCTTATCTAGAACAAGGCGCTACTTGGGGACAATTAGGAGCAAATACCGTAATTACAGAAATCCTCAGTCAAGTAGAATCAAATACTATCCTTTATCGCTTACGACAAGAATTGCAACAAAAAATCAACTTATAG
- a CDS encoding AAA family ATPase produces MLESFEINNFRLFQHLEIGRLGRVNLVVGKNNAGKSTFLEAVQLYASNASPTVLLDLLESRQENWFSEAQPQSQNSLGNSVRHLFFGHRLPKIEEDGISIGEISSNMKFHISAAAYQRNNNDEGRLKKISISDLQLEEDISNIEFFLVVKEGERTRRLFSLEKDEKDIRRRSRLFYERQEPEFKYIWQIVSTENMPNRKLAALWDLTNLTNLESEVISALGLIDDRVSGVAFVEDISRGRVGENRISLVKIKGIDEPLPLKSMGDGMTRLFHIVVALVNARNGLLLIDEFENGLHWSVQPKVWDIIFQLSEKLNVQVFATTHSRDCIKGFDQIWNKYPTLGTFFRLDAKGDFIKAIEYTSETLTDAIDMDVEVR; encoded by the coding sequence ATGCTGGAGTCCTTTGAGATAAATAATTTTAGGCTGTTTCAACACCTTGAAATTGGAAGGCTAGGTCGCGTCAACCTAGTTGTTGGCAAGAATAATGCTGGAAAGAGTACCTTTCTCGAAGCAGTGCAACTTTATGCCAGTAATGCCTCTCCAACAGTCCTACTTGACCTTCTAGAGTCTAGACAAGAAAATTGGTTTAGTGAGGCTCAACCACAATCCCAAAATTCTCTTGGTAATTCTGTGCGACATCTATTTTTTGGGCATAGATTGCCCAAAATAGAAGAAGATGGCATTTCTATTGGAGAAATCTCTTCAAATATGAAGTTCCATATTAGTGCTGCTGCATATCAGCGTAACAATAATGATGAAGGCAGGCTAAAGAAAATTTCTATTTCTGATTTACAGCTTGAGGAAGATATATCTAATATTGAATTTTTTCTTGTCGTAAAAGAAGGAGAAAGAACTAGAAGACTTTTTAGCTTGGAGAAGGATGAGAAAGACATTCGACGTAGGTCTAGACTTTTTTATGAACGCCAGGAACCTGAATTCAAATATATATGGCAGATTGTTTCTACAGAAAATATGCCCAATCGTAAATTAGCTGCCCTTTGGGATTTAACAAACTTAACCAACTTAGAATCAGAGGTTATTTCTGCACTTGGTTTGATTGATGATCGAGTTTCTGGAGTTGCTTTTGTAGAGGACATTAGTAGAGGTCGCGTAGGTGAAAATCGTATTTCTTTAGTAAAAATTAAAGGTATAGATGAACCATTACCTCTCAAAAGTATGGGAGATGGTATGACCCGTTTATTTCATATAGTTGTTGCTCTGGTAAATGCTAGAAATGGACTTCTATTAATTGATGAATTTGAAAACGGATTGCACTGGAGTGTACAGCCTAAAGTTTGGGATATTATTTTTCAGCTATCAGAAAAACTTAATGTCCAAGTTTTTGCAACAACTCACAGCCGCGATTGTATAAAAGGTTTCGACCAAATATGGAATAAATATCCTACGCTTGGTACTTTCTTTAGACTTGACGCAAAGGGCGATTTTATTAAAGCAATAGAATATACATCTGAGACACTCACTGATGCTATTGATATGGATGTTGAAGTGCGGTGA
- a CDS encoding DUF3226 domain-containing protein, producing the protein MKKEDICKQDTDKVLLVEGDNDCHVVMALCNAHSVPETFGIYQCGSDNGVLKRLNALIIRPNPPQVIGVMLDADKPSVEGRWQSIKAKLKNNNHNYLLPEIPHVDGTIVERIEYKPKLGFWLMPNNQDSGMLEDFCAELAEPASLAFARECVEQADQRKVTTFKEVHLSKAVIHTYLAWHDEPGYPLGKAITSQALRPHTDVAIRFTNWLTYLFS; encoded by the coding sequence ATGAAAAAGGAAGATATTTGTAAGCAAGATACAGATAAAGTTTTACTTGTTGAAGGAGATAATGATTGTCATGTTGTTATGGCTTTATGTAATGCTCACAGTGTGCCTGAGACTTTCGGTATTTATCAATGTGGTTCAGATAATGGTGTTTTAAAGAGATTAAATGCACTGATTATACGTCCTAATCCTCCTCAAGTCATAGGTGTTATGCTTGATGCTGATAAGCCTTCTGTTGAAGGCAGATGGCAGAGTATAAAAGCTAAATTAAAGAATAATAACCACAACTATCTACTGCCGGAAATTCCTCATGTTGATGGGACAATAGTTGAGCGTATTGAATATAAACCTAAACTTGGGTTTTGGCTCATGCCTAATAATCAAGATTCTGGTATGTTAGAAGATTTCTGTGCAGAACTTGCAGAACCTGCATCTTTGGCATTTGCTAGAGAATGTGTTGAACAGGCAGACCAAAGGAAGGTAACAACATTCAAAGAAGTGCATCTTAGTAAAGCTGTTATTCATACTTATCTTGCTTGGCATGATGAACCTGGTTATCCTCTAGGAAAAGCAATTACAAGTCAAGCTCTTCGTCCTCATACAGATGTAGCAATAAGATTCACGAATTGGTTAACATATCTATTTAGCTAA
- the argJ gene encoding bifunctional ornithine acetyltransferase/N-acetylglutamate synthase encodes MSDWQEIPGGVTAPKGYKAAGITAGLKPSGLPDLALIFSDVEAIAAGVFTTSHVRAACVDYCRQRLQSKHSARAILCNAGQANAATGSQGWIDAIESAMLVAQTLNIPSESVLLASTGVIGQRIRMEALIAGIPQLVNALSPTGGDAAAQAIITTDLVTKSIALETTIHDRPVRIGGISKGSGMIHPNMATMLAFVTCDAAVSTSLWQQMLSRAADRSFNQITVDGDTSTNDSLIALANGESRTPAITEMGAEAEKLEAMLTAVCQHLAKAIARDGEGATCLIEVEVTGASDEKAARQIAKTIVGSSLVKSAIFGRDPNWGRIAAAAGRAGIPFDQENLRIQLGDFLLMENGQPLPFDRPAASAYLKAKAAGEYLKDDTVSISVSIGNGSASAKAWGCDLSYDYVKINAEYTT; translated from the coding sequence ATGTCTGATTGGCAAGAAATACCAGGCGGAGTGACAGCACCCAAAGGATATAAAGCGGCTGGAATTACCGCCGGACTTAAACCTTCAGGGCTTCCAGATTTAGCTTTAATTTTCTCAGATGTAGAAGCGATCGCAGCAGGAGTCTTCACCACCAGTCATGTCCGCGCCGCCTGTGTAGACTATTGCCGTCAGCGCCTCCAATCCAAGCATAGCGCCCGTGCCATCCTCTGCAACGCCGGACAAGCCAACGCCGCCACAGGTTCACAAGGTTGGATAGATGCCATAGAATCTGCCATGTTGGTAGCGCAAACACTCAACATTCCTTCTGAATCAGTATTACTAGCCTCAACTGGTGTAATTGGTCAAAGAATTCGCATGGAGGCACTCATTGCTGGCATTCCTCAACTTGTTAATGCCCTTTCTCCCACAGGAGGCGATGCCGCAGCCCAAGCGATCATTACCACTGATTTAGTTACTAAATCCATAGCCTTAGAAACTACCATTCACGATCGCCCTGTACGCATCGGGGGCATCTCTAAAGGCTCAGGCATGATTCATCCTAATATGGCAACCATGTTAGCCTTTGTTACCTGCGATGCGGCTGTTTCTACCTCCCTATGGCAGCAAATGTTAAGCAGGGCAGCAGACCGCAGTTTTAACCAAATCACCGTAGATGGCGATACCAGCACCAATGATTCCTTAATAGCTTTAGCTAACGGTGAGTCACGCACCCCAGCAATAACCGAAATGGGCGCAGAAGCAGAAAAGCTGGAAGCAATGCTAACAGCAGTATGCCAACATTTAGCCAAAGCGATCGCCCGTGACGGTGAAGGCGCTACCTGTCTAATCGAAGTAGAAGTTACAGGCGCATCAGACGAAAAAGCAGCCCGTCAAATAGCAAAAACCATAGTCGGTTCATCCCTAGTTAAATCCGCAATTTTTGGACGCGATCCCAACTGGGGACGAATTGCAGCAGCAGCAGGACGTGCTGGAATACCCTTCGATCAAGAAAATCTCCGCATTCAACTAGGAGATTTCTTATTAATGGAAAATGGTCAACCCCTACCCTTTGATCGTCCCGCCGCCAGCGCCTATCTCAAAGCCAAAGCAGCAGGTGAATACTTAAAAGATGATACTGTTTCCATCTCCGTCAGCATCGGTAACGGTTCCGCGTCTGCTAAAGCTTGGGGATGTGACTTAAGTTATGACTATGTAAAAATCAACGCCGAGTACACAACTTAA
- a CDS encoding TlyA family RNA methyltransferase: MAKQRLDILLVELNLCASRQQAQRLIQAGEVRVNEQIIDKSGTDVDVSSNIQIKERSRFVSRGGEKLAKALELFAISVEGRICLDGGISTGGFTDCLLQAGATKVYGVDVGYGQVDWRLRNDPRVVLRERTNFRYLKLSDLYGDGDIIPDLGVVDVSFISLTKVLPALWELLQAPREAVLLVKPQFEVGKARVGKKGVVRDPKDHADAIAQVLQTAQQLGWQYRGLSWSPITGPAGNIEYLLWVGMDGEILHSDLEMIKQVTNQACQELSK; the protein is encoded by the coding sequence TTGGCTAAACAACGGCTGGATATATTGTTAGTAGAACTGAATTTATGTGCTTCAAGGCAGCAAGCGCAGCGATTAATTCAAGCTGGAGAAGTTAGGGTAAATGAGCAAATTATTGATAAGTCTGGAACTGATGTTGATGTATCTTCAAATATTCAGATTAAGGAGCGATCGCGTTTTGTTTCTAGAGGTGGTGAGAAGTTAGCTAAGGCTTTGGAATTATTTGCTATTTCTGTAGAAGGACGCATTTGTTTAGATGGTGGAATTTCTACTGGCGGTTTTACTGACTGTTTATTACAAGCTGGCGCAACTAAAGTTTATGGTGTTGATGTTGGTTATGGGCAAGTTGATTGGCGTTTGCGGAATGATCCGCGAGTAGTGTTAAGAGAAAGAACTAATTTTCGTTATCTAAAATTATCTGATTTATATGGTGATGGTGATATTATCCCAGATTTGGGAGTGGTAGATGTATCATTTATTTCTTTAACAAAGGTTTTACCTGCTTTGTGGGAATTACTGCAAGCGCCTCGTGAGGCAGTTTTGTTGGTTAAGCCACAATTTGAGGTGGGAAAAGCACGGGTGGGGAAGAAAGGTGTGGTGAGAGATCCTAAAGATCATGCAGATGCGATCGCACAAGTTTTACAAACGGCGCAACAATTAGGATGGCAATATCGCGGTTTAAGTTGGTCGCCAATTACTGGCCCTGCTGGTAATATTGAATATTTATTATGGGTGGGAATGGATGGTGAAATACTTCATTCTGATTTAGAGATGATTAAACAAGTTACTAATCAGGCTTGTCAGGAATTAAGTAAGTGA